One window of the Pseudomonas knackmussii B13 genome contains the following:
- a CDS encoding AraC family transcriptional regulator produces the protein MDALSETLRVVRLVGAIFINARFTAPWCYQSPRADSVVQLLEPGAEQVVIFHLITEGECFVEMGQGPPTHLVAGDAVLFPQGDAHRMTSQPGLPPASGAPLHTVLSRRPRQLAYGGGGASTKLVCGYLACDTRLARLLLAGLPPLVKVNVRGSAAGAWLESSVRYALAEARSPRPGGAGVLAKLAEVLFIEVLRLYMEEQGEGRSGWLAGLHDRIVGAALGALHKEPARCWTLEELARCAGTSRSVLAERFQQLVGNSPMQYLTQWRMLLAANLLRGSNAPLARIAEDVGYQTDTAFSRAFRREYGCPPAAWRRNQAGHAHL, from the coding sequence ATGGACGCGCTCTCGGAAACCCTGCGGGTGGTGCGCCTGGTCGGCGCCATCTTCATCAATGCACGCTTCACCGCGCCCTGGTGCTACCAGTCGCCGCGCGCCGACTCGGTGGTGCAGCTACTGGAGCCAGGTGCCGAGCAAGTGGTGATTTTCCACCTGATCACCGAAGGCGAATGCTTCGTCGAAATGGGCCAGGGGCCGCCAACGCACCTGGTCGCCGGCGATGCCGTGCTCTTCCCCCAGGGCGACGCCCACCGCATGACCTCGCAACCGGGCCTGCCGCCGGCCAGCGGCGCACCGCTGCACACCGTGCTGTCGCGCCGCCCACGGCAACTGGCCTATGGCGGCGGAGGCGCCAGCACCAAGCTGGTCTGCGGCTACCTGGCCTGCGACACGCGCCTCGCACGCCTGCTGCTGGCGGGATTGCCGCCACTGGTAAAAGTGAACGTGCGTGGCTCCGCCGCCGGCGCCTGGCTGGAAAGCTCGGTGCGCTACGCCCTGGCCGAGGCTCGCTCGCCGCGCCCGGGCGGCGCCGGCGTCCTGGCCAAGCTGGCCGAAGTGCTGTTCATCGAAGTGTTGCGCCTCTATATGGAGGAACAAGGCGAAGGCCGCAGCGGCTGGCTCGCCGGCCTGCACGACCGCATCGTCGGCGCCGCCCTCGGCGCACTGCACAAGGAACCGGCGCGCTGCTGGACGCTGGAAGAACTGGCGCGCTGCGCCGGCACCTCGCGCTCGGTGCTGGCCGAACGTTTCCAGCAATTGGTCGGCAACTCACCGATGCAGTACCTGACGCAGTGGCGAATGCTCCTCGCCGCCAACCTGCTACGCGGCAGCAACGCCCCGCTGGCACGGATAGCGGAAGACGTCGGCTACCAGACCGACACGGCCTTCAGCCGCGCCTTCCGCCGCGAATACGGCTGCCCGCCGGCCGCCTGGCGACGCAACCAGGCGGGCCACGCACACCTGTAG
- a CDS encoding rhodanese-like domain-containing protein has protein sequence MPSLVSQFPAAHPADALAHFSRRLAFETDCSDVNNAQQNGEQDFVLLDVRSPAAFAHGHVPGALNLPTREIDARHMAQFPPGTLFVVYCAGPHCNGVHRAAAKIAALGLPVKEMIGGVTGWLDEGLALVSGDAQLSRGAGEGISCAC, from the coding sequence ATGCCCAGCCTCGTCAGCCAGTTCCCCGCCGCCCATCCCGCCGACGCCCTCGCCCATTTCAGCCGTCGCCTGGCCTTCGAGACCGATTGCTCGGACGTGAACAACGCGCAGCAGAACGGCGAACAGGACTTCGTCCTGCTCGATGTGCGCAGCCCTGCAGCCTTCGCCCACGGGCATGTACCCGGCGCGCTGAACCTGCCAACCCGGGAAATCGACGCTCGGCACATGGCTCAGTTTCCGCCGGGTACGCTGTTCGTCGTCTACTGCGCAGGGCCGCACTGCAATGGCGTGCACCGCGCCGCCGCGAAGATCGCTGCGCTGGGCCTGCCGGTGAAGGAGATGATCGGTGGCGTGACCGGCTGGCTGGACGAAGGCCTGGCCTTGGTGAGCGGTGATGCACAACTGTCGCGCGGTGCTGGCGAAGGGATCTCCTGCGCATGCTGA
- a CDS encoding SDR family NAD(P)-dependent oxidoreductase has protein sequence MKSFENKVAAITGAGSGIGRALARELASRGCHLALADVNAAGLEETRQALTSYGVRISTDVVNVADREQVHAWADKTAAEHGKVNLIFNNAGVAHAGTVEGSDYEEYEWITNINFWGVVYGTKAFLPHIKASGEGHIVNVSSVFGLFSQPGMSAYNATKFAVRGFTESLRQELDMDGGRVSASCVHPGGIKTNIAKTARMNDSLAKVTGQNANAARQQFNDQLLRTTPDKAAQVIIRGVERDARRILIGPDAHAIDLMLRLLPVWYQKVVTTSMRLAARFAPKPKVRTEGYEAK, from the coding sequence ATGAAGTCCTTCGAGAACAAAGTCGCCGCCATCACCGGTGCCGGTTCCGGCATCGGCCGCGCCCTGGCCCGCGAACTGGCGTCCCGCGGTTGCCACCTCGCGCTTGCCGACGTCAACGCCGCCGGCCTTGAAGAAACGCGGCAGGCGCTGACCTCCTACGGCGTGCGCATCTCCACTGACGTGGTCAACGTCGCCGACCGCGAGCAGGTGCACGCCTGGGCCGACAAGACCGCCGCCGAGCACGGCAAGGTCAACCTGATCTTCAACAACGCCGGCGTCGCCCACGCCGGCACCGTGGAAGGCAGCGACTATGAAGAGTACGAGTGGATCACCAACATCAACTTCTGGGGCGTGGTGTATGGCACCAAGGCCTTCCTGCCGCACATCAAGGCGTCCGGCGAGGGGCACATCGTCAACGTCTCCAGTGTGTTCGGGCTGTTCTCGCAGCCGGGCATGAGCGCCTACAACGCCACCAAGTTCGCCGTGCGCGGCTTCACCGAGTCGCTGCGCCAGGAGCTGGACATGGACGGCGGACGGGTCTCGGCCAGCTGCGTGCACCCGGGCGGGATCAAGACCAACATCGCCAAGACCGCGCGGATGAACGACAGCCTCGCCAAGGTCACCGGGCAGAACGCCAACGCCGCGCGCCAGCAGTTCAACGACCAGTTGCTGCGCACCACCCCGGACAAGGCCGCGCAGGTGATCATCCGCGGCGTTGAGCGCGACGCCCGGCGCATCCTCATCGGCCCCGACGCCCACGCCATCGACCTGATGCTGCGCCTGCTGCCGGTGTGGTACCAGAAAGTGGTCACCACCAGCATGCGCCTGGCCGCGCGCTTCGCGCCCAAGCCCAAGGTGCGCACCGAAGGCTACGAAGCCAAGTAA
- a CDS encoding GNAT family N-acetyltransferase, whose product MLTVRPAQPEDVPAVLELMRALAAFEGYLDDFAVDAQALLDRAFGPSAQCQVFVAESGSLCGYAVAQSIAFTYDLRPSVRLKELYVVEAQRGSGVGKRLMQRVAQWAQAQNAGRLLWDVLAGNDAAERFYARLGGRREVKWVAYEMGAQALQRLAGD is encoded by the coding sequence ATGCTGACGGTACGCCCGGCGCAGCCGGAGGACGTTCCCGCCGTGCTCGAACTGATGCGCGCGCTGGCGGCGTTCGAAGGCTATCTCGACGACTTCGCGGTTGACGCCCAGGCCCTGCTCGACCGCGCGTTCGGGCCGTCGGCGCAATGCCAGGTCTTCGTCGCCGAGTCAGGCTCGCTCTGCGGCTACGCCGTCGCACAAAGCATTGCGTTCACCTACGACTTGCGCCCCAGCGTACGGCTGAAGGAGCTCTACGTGGTCGAGGCGCAACGCGGCAGCGGCGTCGGCAAGCGGCTGATGCAACGCGTGGCGCAGTGGGCGCAAGCGCAGAACGCCGGGCGACTGCTGTGGGACGTGCTGGCCGGCAATGACGCGGCCGAGCGCTTCTATGCCCGCCTGGGCGGCCGGCGCGAAGTGAAATGGGTGGCCTACGAAATGGGCGCGCAGGCGCTGCAACGCCTGGCGGGGGATTAG
- a CDS encoding YbaB/EbfC family nucleoid-associated protein, producing MMKGGMAGLMKQAQQMQEKMQKMQEELANAEVTGQSGAGLVSVVMTGRHDVKRVSLDDSLMQEDKEILEDLIAAAVNDAVRKIEQNSQEKMSGMTAGMQLPPGFKMPF from the coding sequence ATGATGAAAGGTGGCATGGCCGGCCTGATGAAGCAGGCGCAGCAGATGCAGGAAAAGATGCAGAAGATGCAGGAAGAGCTGGCCAACGCGGAAGTCACCGGCCAGTCCGGCGCCGGCCTGGTCAGCGTGGTCATGACCGGTCGCCATGACGTCAAGCGCGTCAGCCTGGACGACAGCCTGATGCAGGAAGACAAGGAAATCCTCGAAGACCTGATCGCCGCCGCAGTGAACGATGCCGTGCGCAAGATCGAGCAGAACAGCCAGGAAAAAATGTCCGGCATGACCGCCGGCATGCAACTCCCGCCCGGCTTCAAGATGCCCTTCTAA
- a CDS encoding class I SAM-dependent methyltransferase, whose amino-acid sequence MNSVVDFNALKQRQMNAWASGDYAVIGTTLQIVGEQLAEACDLRCDERVLDVAAGNGNATLAAARRGCQVVSSDYVPALLERGAERAQAERLAVEFRPADAEALPFDTASFDAVLSTFGVMFTPDQPRAAAELARVCRPGGRIGMANWTPQGFIGQLFRLLGQYLPPAPGVQPPSAWGVEGHLHELFGSALGDLRATRRYFNFRYRSPAHFIEVFRTWYGPLHKAFANLPEEEGARLEADLTRLLESSNRAGPTSLVVPSEYLEVVITRS is encoded by the coding sequence ATGAACTCAGTTGTGGATTTCAACGCGCTCAAGCAGCGCCAGATGAATGCCTGGGCCAGCGGCGACTACGCCGTGATCGGCACGACTTTGCAGATTGTCGGCGAGCAGTTGGCCGAAGCCTGCGACCTGCGCTGCGACGAGCGTGTGCTCGATGTCGCCGCCGGCAACGGCAACGCCACACTGGCGGCCGCTCGACGCGGGTGCCAGGTGGTTTCTAGCGACTACGTGCCGGCCTTGCTCGAGCGCGGGGCCGAGCGGGCACAGGCAGAACGCCTGGCGGTGGAGTTCCGCCCCGCCGATGCCGAAGCCTTGCCCTTCGACACCGCGAGCTTCGACGCAGTGCTCTCGACCTTCGGCGTGATGTTCACCCCCGACCAGCCGCGCGCCGCCGCCGAACTGGCGCGCGTTTGCCGGCCCGGCGGGCGCATCGGTATGGCCAACTGGACGCCGCAGGGCTTCATCGGCCAGCTGTTCCGCCTGCTCGGCCAGTACCTGCCGCCTGCGCCGGGCGTGCAGCCGCCGTCGGCCTGGGGCGTGGAGGGGCACCTGCACGAGCTGTTCGGTTCGGCGCTGGGCGACCTGCGTGCCACGCGGCGCTACTTCAACTTCCGCTACCGCTCGCCGGCGCACTTCATCGAGGTCTTCCGCACCTGGTACGGGCCGTTGCACAAGGCCTTCGCCAACCTGCCGGAAGAGGAGGGCGCGCGCCTGGAAGCCGACCTCACGCGGCTGCTGGAGAGCAGCAATCGCGCAGGTCCAACGTCGCTGGTGGTGCCCAGCGAGTACCTGGAGGTGGTGATTACCCGCAGCTAG
- a CDS encoding OsmC family protein produces MESEQLATALQRLQTVLERRPAYGRVHDEPAMARWQGAGRVSTRHANGTELHTDLPAELGGSGTQVSPGWLLRAALAGCVTTRIAMLAASAGIELDRLEVEAHSQSDLNGLLGLAGDSGQPPSAGPLAARLQVRIAAPGVSSERLRQLVEQGQALSPVSGALAHHVPLSLDIQVADS; encoded by the coding sequence ATGGAATCGGAACAGCTCGCGACAGCCCTGCAGCGCTTGCAGACGGTCCTGGAAAGGCGCCCCGCCTATGGCCGGGTGCATGACGAACCGGCGATGGCCCGCTGGCAAGGCGCGGGCCGGGTCAGCACGCGGCACGCCAACGGCACCGAACTGCATACCGACCTGCCCGCCGAGCTGGGTGGCTCCGGCACCCAGGTCAGCCCCGGCTGGCTGCTGCGCGCCGCCCTCGCCGGCTGCGTCACCACGCGCATCGCCATGCTCGCCGCCAGCGCGGGCATCGAACTGGATCGCCTGGAAGTCGAGGCGCACAGCCAGTCCGACCTCAATGGCCTGCTGGGCCTCGCCGGCGACAGCGGCCAACCACCCAGCGCCGGACCGCTGGCGGCCAGGCTGCAGGTGCGCATCGCGGCACCAGGCGTATCCAGCGAACGCCTGCGGCAGTTGGTCGAGCAAGGGCAGGCGTTGTCACCGGTATCCGGCGCCCTCGCCCACCACGTGCCGCTGAGCCTGGACATCCAGGTCGCCGACAGCTGA
- a CDS encoding acyl-CoA dehydrogenase family protein, whose product MSAFTEYFDDSHRLVRDTVRRFVEREILPHIADWEEAEEFPRELYRKAGEAGILGIGYPEALGGSHEGDLFAKLAASEELMRSGSGGLVAGLGSLDIGLPPLLKWGRAELRERIVPQVLAGEKIIALAVTEPSGGSDVANLKTRAVRDGDFYRVTGSKTFITSGERADYYTVAVRTGGEGYGGVSLLLVEKGTPGFSVGRKLKKMGWWASDTAELFFDDCKVPAENLIGMENIGFACIMANFQSERLALATMANMTAQMALEEALKWSAEREAFGKPIGKFQVLKHRLAEMATQVEVSREFTYRQAAKMAVGKSVIKEISMAKNFATDVADRVVYDAVQLLGGMGYMRESLVERLYRDNRILSIGGGTREIMNEIIAKQMGL is encoded by the coding sequence ATGTCCGCATTCACCGAATACTTCGACGACAGCCACCGCCTGGTCCGCGACACGGTGCGGCGCTTCGTCGAGCGCGAGATCCTGCCGCACATCGCCGACTGGGAAGAAGCCGAGGAATTCCCCCGCGAGCTGTACCGCAAGGCCGGTGAGGCCGGCATCCTCGGCATCGGTTACCCGGAAGCCCTGGGCGGCAGCCACGAAGGCGACCTGTTCGCCAAGCTCGCTGCCAGCGAGGAGCTGATGCGCAGCGGCTCCGGCGGCCTGGTGGCGGGCCTCGGCTCCCTGGATATCGGCCTGCCGCCGCTGCTCAAGTGGGGCCGCGCCGAGCTGCGCGAGCGCATCGTCCCGCAGGTGCTGGCTGGCGAGAAGATCATTGCCCTCGCCGTAACCGAGCCTTCCGGCGGTTCCGATGTGGCCAACCTGAAGACCCGTGCCGTGCGCGACGGCGACTTCTACCGCGTGACCGGCAGCAAGACCTTCATCACCAGCGGCGAGCGTGCCGACTACTACACGGTGGCGGTGCGCACCGGCGGCGAGGGTTACGGTGGCGTCAGCCTGTTGCTGGTGGAGAAGGGGACGCCCGGTTTCAGCGTCGGCCGCAAGCTGAAGAAGATGGGCTGGTGGGCCTCGGACACCGCCGAGCTGTTCTTCGACGACTGCAAGGTGCCGGCGGAAAACCTGATCGGCATGGAGAACATTGGCTTCGCCTGCATCATGGCGAACTTCCAGAGCGAGCGTCTGGCGCTGGCCACCATGGCCAACATGACCGCGCAGATGGCGCTGGAAGAAGCGCTGAAATGGAGCGCCGAGCGGGAGGCCTTCGGCAAGCCGATCGGCAAGTTCCAGGTGCTCAAGCACCGCCTGGCGGAGATGGCGACCCAGGTCGAGGTATCGCGCGAGTTCACCTATCGCCAGGCCGCGAAGATGGCGGTCGGCAAGAGCGTGATCAAGGAAATCTCGATGGCCAAGAACTTCGCCACCGACGTTGCCGACCGCGTGGTCTACGACGCCGTGCAGCTGCTCGGCGGCATGGGCTACATGCGCGAGAGCCTGGTCGAGCGGCTGTATCGCGACAATCGCATCCTCTCCATTGGCGGCGGCACCCGCGAGATCATGAACGAGATCATCGCCAAGCAGATGGGGCTGTAG
- a CDS encoding substrate-binding periplasmic protein has product MRTLAVLLLLFVPLAFAGDRPVRFSVIEGWAMPLAQIDEGRLTGGILFDLFDALTKKAGIQADYRLLPRARVAQALESHDIDVRCYISPTWLEQPFPDYRWSVPLLTQRDLLVSRDDQATDLGGLSRQTIGTVLGYRYPPLQPLLDSGQIRRDDARTQELVLKKLEIGRYRYAVSSELALHWFNRALPEKQQLHPVAQLDQTDLSCMVLDDPQVPTRALLDALAALKQSGDIERILAHYR; this is encoded by the coding sequence ATGCGCACGCTGGCCGTTCTCCTTCTGCTATTCGTCCCGCTGGCATTCGCCGGAGACCGCCCCGTGCGCTTCTCGGTGATCGAAGGCTGGGCGATGCCGCTGGCGCAGATAGACGAAGGACGGCTGACCGGCGGTATTCTCTTCGACCTGTTCGACGCCTTGACGAAGAAAGCCGGCATCCAGGCCGACTATCGCCTCCTGCCCCGCGCCCGCGTCGCCCAGGCGCTGGAAAGCCACGACATCGACGTGCGCTGCTACATCAGCCCGACCTGGCTCGAACAGCCCTTCCCCGATTACCGCTGGAGCGTGCCGCTGCTGACCCAGCGCGACCTGCTGGTCTCCCGCGACGACCAGGCGACCGACCTGGGTGGATTGTCACGGCAGACCATAGGCACCGTGCTCGGCTATCGCTATCCGCCCTTGCAGCCACTGCTCGACAGCGGCCAGATCCGCCGCGACGACGCACGCACCCAGGAGCTGGTGCTGAAGAAACTGGAGATCGGACGCTATCGGTACGCCGTGAGCAGCGAGCTGGCCCTGCATTGGTTCAATCGGGCATTGCCCGAGAAGCAGCAGCTGCATCCGGTGGCGCAACTCGACCAGACGGACCTGAGCTGCATGGTGCTCGACGATCCGCAGGTGCCGACCCGTGCCCTGCTCGACGCCCTGGCGGCGCTGAAGCAGTCGGGCGACATCGAGCGCATCCTCGCGCACTACCGCTGA
- a CDS encoding DUF4242 domain-containing protein: protein MPKFVIEREIPGAGALSERDLKAIAQKSCRVLNQLGPQVQWLHSHVTGDRIYCLYIAPDEAAVLEHARQGGFPANRVSQVLSTIDPTTAE from the coding sequence ATGCCGAAGTTTGTTATCGAGCGCGAGATTCCCGGCGCCGGAGCCCTTTCCGAGCGTGATCTCAAGGCCATCGCGCAAAAATCCTGCCGTGTGTTGAACCAGCTGGGTCCCCAGGTGCAGTGGCTGCACAGCCACGTCACCGGTGATCGCATCTACTGCCTGTACATAGCTCCCGACGAGGCTGCGGTGCTGGAGCACGCCCGCCAGGGCGGCTTCCCGGCCAACCGGGTGTCGCAGGTGCTATCGACCATAGATCCGACCACCGCCGAATGA
- the ftrA gene encoding transcriptional regulator FtrA: MQRDPLDVAVLAYDGLCTFEFGIAVEIFGLPRPEFEFPWYRQRIVAVDQGPMRALGGIQVLADGGLDSLESAGTVIVPGWRDRAEPPPPALVAALQRAHAQGARLLSICSGVFVLAATGLLDGRRATTHWRYAEELGRRFPAIEVDAQVLYVDAGQVITSAGSAAGIDACLHLVARDFGAQIANTVARRLVMSPQRGGGQAQFIPAPVASAPRHDLSGLLDWTRQRLDQPLTVAQMAERVAMSERTFLRRFSDATGMTPKAWLQHERMARARELLEGTAESIERIAERCGFGTVESFRNAFRASAGLAPSLYRERFGAAHLS, encoded by the coding sequence ATGCAGCGTGATCCCCTGGATGTAGCCGTCCTGGCCTACGACGGCCTGTGCACCTTCGAATTCGGTATCGCCGTGGAGATATTCGGTCTGCCGCGCCCGGAGTTCGAGTTTCCCTGGTATCGCCAGCGCATCGTCGCCGTGGACCAGGGGCCGATGCGCGCCCTGGGCGGCATCCAGGTGCTTGCCGACGGCGGGCTCGATTCGCTGGAAAGTGCCGGCACCGTTATCGTGCCGGGCTGGCGGGATCGCGCCGAGCCGCCGCCTCCCGCGCTGGTCGCTGCGTTGCAGCGTGCCCATGCGCAGGGCGCGCGGCTGCTTTCGATCTGCTCGGGGGTGTTCGTGCTGGCGGCGACCGGCCTGCTCGACGGGCGTCGGGCGACGACCCACTGGCGCTATGCCGAAGAGCTCGGGCGGCGTTTTCCCGCGATCGAGGTGGATGCGCAGGTGCTGTATGTCGATGCAGGGCAGGTCATCACCTCCGCCGGCAGCGCAGCCGGAATCGACGCCTGCCTGCATCTGGTCGCGCGGGACTTCGGTGCGCAGATCGCCAACACCGTGGCGCGGCGGCTGGTGATGTCGCCGCAACGTGGCGGCGGGCAGGCGCAATTCATTCCCGCGCCGGTAGCCAGCGCGCCGCGCCATGACCTCTCGGGCTTGCTCGACTGGACCCGCCAGCGCCTCGACCAACCGCTCACCGTCGCGCAGATGGCGGAACGCGTGGCGATGAGCGAGCGCACCTTCCTGCGCCGTTTCAGCGATGCCACCGGCATGACGCCCAAGGCCTGGCTGCAGCACGAGCGCATGGCTCGGGCCCGCGAGCTGCTGGAGGGCACTGCCGAGAGTATCGAGCGGATTGCCGAGCGCTGTGGCTTCGGCACCGTGGAGAGCTTTCGCAATGCCTTTCGCGCAAGTGCGGGGCTTGCGCCTTCGCTGTACCGGGAGCGTTTCGGGGCGGCGCATCTGTCCTAG
- the recR gene encoding recombination mediator RecR has translation MSFSPLIRQLIDALRILPGVGQKSAQRMALQLLERDRSGGLRLAQALTQAMEGVGHCKQCRTLSEDDLCPQCADPRRDDSLLCVVEGPLDVFAVEQTGYRGRFFVLKGHLSPLDGLGPEAIGIPELEARIKAGSFSEIILATNPTVEGEATAHYIAQLMAGSGLVLSRIAHGVPLGGELELVDGGTLAHALAGRRPIGS, from the coding sequence ATGAGCTTCAGCCCGCTGATCCGCCAACTGATCGACGCCCTGCGCATCCTGCCCGGAGTGGGACAGAAGAGCGCCCAGCGCATGGCGCTGCAGCTGCTCGAGCGCGATCGCAGCGGCGGGTTGCGCCTGGCCCAGGCGCTGACCCAGGCGATGGAAGGGGTAGGGCACTGCAAGCAGTGCCGCACGCTGTCCGAGGATGATCTTTGCCCGCAGTGCGCCGACCCGCGCCGCGACGATTCGCTGCTGTGCGTCGTCGAGGGCCCGCTGGATGTGTTCGCCGTCGAGCAGACCGGCTATCGCGGCCGCTTCTTCGTGCTCAAGGGGCACCTGTCGCCGCTGGACGGGCTGGGCCCGGAAGCCATTGGCATTCCGGAGCTGGAAGCGCGGATCAAGGCCGGCAGTTTCAGCGAGATCATCCTGGCGACCAACCCCACGGTAGAGGGCGAGGCCACCGCGCACTACATCGCCCAATTGATGGCGGGCAGCGGCCTGGTACTCAGCCGCATCGCCCATGGCGTCCCGCTGGGCGGCGAATTGGAACTGGTCGACGGCGGCACCCTGGCCCACGCCCTGGCTGGCCGTCGGCCAATCGGCAGCTAA
- the dnaX gene encoding DNA polymerase III subunit gamma/tau: MSYQVLARKWRPRSFREMVGQTHVLKALINALDNQRLHHAYLFTGTRGVGKTTIARILAKCLNCETGISSTPCGQCSVCREIDEGRFVDLIEVDAASRTKVEDTRELLDNVQYAPTRGRYKVYLIDEVHMLSTHSFNALLKTLEEPPPHVKFLLATTDPQKLPVTILSRCLQFSLKNMPPERVVEHLTHVLGAENVPFEEDALWLLGRAADGSMRDAMSLTDQAIAFGEGKVLAADVRAMLGTLDHGQVYGVLHALLEGDARALLDAVRHLAEQGPDWTGVLAEILNVLHRVAIAQVLPDAVDNGQGDRDKVLALAQALPGEDVQFYYQMGLIGRRDLPLAPDPRSGFEMVLLRMLAFRPADSSGAAPRSPLKDLGISKATADSSQNPVAGAAVAAPVTIPAVSVPVISTVPAAAVAPAAAPAPPAPAPAPAPAPAPVVEAAPVVAPAQPEPIAAPAVMAEVAPQPAPQTEPEAPAKPVEEAVDLPWDEPAAPVAVDAPTPPTPPTPPTPPTPPTPPVAAVEAPAAPLADAEDDDRDEEPPPAEDYYEVDMDSFSYLDGEAAAPAQAEPEPEPAALPATGLAAEWLDLFPRLGMAGLTASIGANCTLVSVQDDVWHLHLDPGQSALYNATQQRRMNDALNQYHGRTLRLEVTIQKPEQETPAQAAARRRAERQRAAEASIVADPYVQQMQQKFGAVIRAGSIEPLEAKA, translated from the coding sequence ATGAGTTATCAGGTTCTTGCCCGTAAATGGCGTCCGCGTTCGTTCCGCGAAATGGTCGGCCAGACCCACGTCCTCAAGGCCCTGATCAACGCGCTGGACAACCAGCGCCTGCACCACGCCTACCTGTTCACCGGGACCCGCGGCGTGGGCAAGACCACCATCGCACGGATCCTCGCCAAGTGCCTGAACTGCGAGACCGGCATCAGCTCCACCCCCTGCGGCCAGTGTTCGGTGTGCCGGGAGATCGACGAGGGCCGCTTCGTCGACCTCATCGAAGTGGATGCCGCCAGCCGCACCAAGGTCGAGGACACCCGCGAACTGCTGGACAACGTGCAGTACGCACCGACCCGCGGTCGCTACAAGGTCTACCTGATCGACGAAGTGCACATGCTCTCCACGCACTCGTTCAACGCGCTGCTCAAGACCCTTGAGGAGCCGCCGCCGCACGTGAAGTTCCTGCTGGCGACCACCGACCCGCAGAAGCTGCCGGTGACCATCCTCTCGCGCTGCCTGCAGTTCAGCCTGAAGAACATGCCGCCGGAGCGCGTGGTCGAGCACCTGACCCACGTGCTCGGCGCCGAGAACGTGCCTTTCGAGGAAGACGCCCTGTGGCTGCTCGGCCGCGCTGCCGATGGCTCCATGCGCGACGCCATGAGCCTGACCGACCAGGCCATCGCCTTCGGTGAGGGCAAGGTGCTGGCGGCCGATGTGCGCGCCATGCTCGGTACCCTCGACCATGGCCAGGTCTACGGCGTGCTCCACGCGCTGCTCGAAGGCGATGCCCGTGCGCTGCTGGATGCCGTGCGCCACCTCGCCGAACAGGGCCCGGACTGGACTGGCGTGCTCGCCGAGATCCTCAACGTGCTGCACCGCGTGGCCATCGCCCAGGTGCTGCCGGACGCCGTCGACAACGGCCAGGGCGACCGCGACAAGGTACTGGCCCTGGCGCAGGCGCTGCCCGGCGAAGACGTGCAGTTCTACTACCAGATGGGCCTGATCGGCCGCCGCGACCTGCCCCTGGCGCCGGACCCGCGCAGCGGCTTCGAGATGGTGCTGCTGCGCATGCTGGCGTTCCGCCCTGCAGACAGCAGCGGAGCGGCGCCGAGATCGCCGCTAAAGGACCTGGGGATCAGCAAGGCCACGGCTGATTCCTCCCAAAACCCAGTGGCCGGCGCCGCCGTTGCGGCGCCGGTAACCATTCCCGCGGTCAGCGTGCCGGTGATCTCCACCGTGCCAGCCGCCGCGGTTGCGCCTGCAGCGGCGCCCGCGCCTCCGGCTCCGGCTCCGGCTCCGGCTCCGGCTCCGGCTCCGGTCGTGGAGGCCGCGCCCGTTGTGGCTCCGGCCCAACCCGAGCCCATTGCCGCGCCCGCAGTCATGGCCGAGGTTGCCCCGCAGCCGGCGCCGCAGACTGAGCCTGAGGCGCCAGCCAAGCCCGTCGAGGAAGCCGTCGACCTGCCGTGGGACGAGCCTGCCGCGCCGGTCGCTGTCGATGCTCCGACTCCGCCGACTCCGCCGACTCCGCCGACTCCGCCGACTCCGCCGACTCCGCCCGTGGCCGCCGTCGAGGCGCCTGCCGCGCCCTTGGCCGATGCCGAGGACGACGACCGCGACGAAGAGCCGCCGCCGGCCGAGGACTACTATGAAGTCGACATGGACTCGTTCAGCTACCTGGATGGCGAAGCCGCAGCGCCGGCCCAGGCCGAGCCCGAGCCGGAACCGGCCGCGCTGCCGGCTACCGGCCTCGCTGCCGAGTGGCTCGACCTGTTCCCGCGCCTGGGCATGGCCGGCCTGACCGCCAGCATCGGCGCCAATTGCACCCTGGTGTCGGTGCAGGACGACGTCTGGCACCTGCACCTGGACCCGGGGCAGAGCGCGCTGTACAACGCCACCCAGCAGCGCCGTATGAACGACGCGCTGAACCAGTACCACGGCCGCACGTTGCGCCTGGAAGTGACTATCCAGAAGCCCGAGCAGGAAACCCCCGCCCAGGCTGCCGCCCGTCGCCGCGCCGAACGCCAGCGCGCGGCCGAGGCGTCGATCGTCGCCGACCCCTACGTGCAGCAGATGCAGCAGAAATTCGGTGCGGTGATCCGCGCCGGTTCCATCGAACCCCTGGAGGCGAAGGCCTGA